From Candidatus Nanohalococcus occultus:
TAGCATACAAGATCGGAGAAGGCCTAGGAAACGACACCAAAGCCGGAAAGATCAACGGAGAGCTAGTCGCAAAAGAAGAGACCGTAAGCGACGGAGATAAAATACATATCGTCACTCCAAGCAGCGAAGAGTACCTGGAAGTTCTACGCCATAGCGCCGCACACGTATTCGCACAGGCACTGAAACGAATCCATCCGGAAGCAAAGCTTACAATTGGGCCTTCCACGGATGAAGGATTCTACTACGATGTAGCCGATGTAGAACTCGAACAGGAAGACCTGCGAGAGATCGAAGAGGAGATGGAAAAGATTATCGAAGAAGACCTCGAGATCAAAAGAGTTGATGGGATGCTTAGGAGTAAAGCACAAGCATTCTTCTCAGATAATAAGTACAAGCGGGAAATCCTTGAAGAAGAGGCAGCTGGAGGGAACCGAGTCACGTTCTATGAACAAGGAGAGTTCAAGGACCTGTGTAAAGGCCCTCACGTCGATTCAACCGGGGAGATCGGCGGCTTCAAGTTATTGAATATCGCAGGTGCTTACTGGCGCGGCGATGAAGAAAACGAGATGCTAACAAGGGTTTACGGAACCGCTTTCGCAGACGAAAGCGATCTGGATGAGTTCCTTGAACTGAGAGAGGAGGCTCAGAAGAGAGATCACCGTAAGATCGGGAAGGAGATGAATCTTTTCTCAATACCGGAGGTTACAGGTCCAGGTCTTCCGCTTTACCATCCGAACGGCCAGACAGTTATCTCGGAGCTGAGAGGCTTCGTTGACAACATGAATAAAGATCAGGGCTATGACTTTGTGGAAACACCTCATCTGTTCCGAACGGAGCTGTGGAAAGAGTCCGGTCATTACGAAAACTACCGGGACGATATGTTCCTGCTGGAAGTAGGTGACGAAGAGTACGGTCTGAAACCTATGAACTGTCCGGGTCATGCCACAATTTTCAAACAGCAGTCCTGGAGCTACAAGGACCTGCCGGTCCGGTACGCAGAGAACGGGAAGGTCTACCGGAAGGAACAGCGCGGCGAACTGTCCGGTCTCTCAAGGGTCTGGTCGTTTACAATCGATGATGCTCACCTGTTCGTACGGCCTGATCAGATCAAACAGGAGATTCTACAGATAATGGAAAACATCGAGAAAGTCTTAAAGACCTTTAATATGGAAGCTGAGTACTTTCTCGCGACAAGACCGGAAAAATCCGTTGGAAGCGATGAGATCTGGAACAAGTCAGAAGACGCCTTACGTGAGGTACTAGAAGAACTAGATCTCGAGTACGGCGTTGAGGAAGGAGACGGGGCCTTTTACGGTCCAAAGATCGATGTGGCCTTCGAAGACGCTCTCGGAAGGGAGTGGGATGGTCCGACAGTACAGCTTGACTTTAACATGCCAGAAAGATTCGATCTAACTTACACAGGGGAGAACAACGAAGATCAGCGACCGGTCATGATCCACCGTGCGCTTTATGGAAGCTACGAGCGTTTCATGATGGTATTAATCGAGCAGTTTGAAGGAAGTTTCCCAACATGGCTGGCACCGGAACAGGTTAGAATTCTGCCGGTCAGCGATGACTCACTTGAATACGCCAGAGAAGTCAAGGAGAAACTGGATGGGTTCCGCGTTGAAGTCGAGGACCGTTCATGGACGGTCGGCAAGAAGATCCAGAACGCTCACGACGATAAGGTTCCTTACATGCTGATCGTTGGAGATGACGAGGAAGAGAACCGAACGGTTTCCGTCAGGGACAGGTTTGAAAACGAAGAGTCCGATGTTCCGATCGAGGAGTTCGGAACCCACCTAGCCGAGGAGGTCGCGGACAAACGCTTGGAACCGGATTTCATCGAGTAAAGTGCCGTAAAAGTTAAACGCGGGGCTGAGTAAAGCCCATGAGTGGAAGAGTACAACAGTCCCGCAGAGGCTTTGAAGTCCTACAGCCAGGAACTGGCTGGTTACAAACAGAGAATAGGAAAGGTCCAAACCGTCCTCAGAAGCTATAACAATAAGATTGAGGAGCTTAAGGACGGCGAAATTCCAGAAGAGGAGTTCGAAAAGTATCTTGAATCCGTCTCCCAGCACCTTCTGGGCTTGAAGGATCACGGTCAGCGACTCAGTAGTTACGATTTAGACTTCGAGTCCGAACCCGACATTCTACCCGAACTAGCCTCGTATCTTGCCGATCAGCACGGGTTCGAGATCCCGGAAGATGAGGTAGGTCTAGAAGAATACCGGTCCCTGAGAGATCAGATGCTCAAGGACTCGGAGGGTGCGATAAAAACCGCGTTAAGACTTGATTCAGATTTCTTACAGAGCAAGCTGGGGAAGGATCTAGCCGAGGTATACGAGCAGAAACTTGGACCAGAGGAAAGACGGGATCTCAGACGGTTCCTAGATGCCGAGAAAGCCCAGCAACTAATGGAAAATACACGGGAACGTCAGAATCCTTACATCAAAGATACAGGAACCAAGAGCATCGAAGAGGCCATGAAGCGTGTTCGGAAGCAAGGCCCTCGGTTTCCGCTCAGCCAGGAAAGCCGAGAGGTCTCTGAAAAAGAGTATGAGGCAAACAAGAAATCTATCGAGGAGGCCTTGGAAAGACGTGAGGGAAGACGCCCTCGGTACATCCAATGAGTTAACCGTAAAAAGCACCGGCCGAAATTAGATTCTATGAGTAAGAAAACGCTTTCCAGAATCGATCCTGTCTCCCTAGGTAAGTGGAGTGCGCTGGTTTCCACAGTTTTCAGCCTGGCAACTCTTTTGATCTACGTACCGTTCCTTTTCATCGGGCTTTCCACGGTGGATGTCGCGTTGACAGGGCTTTTAGCTGCGATTGTAGGAGGCATCTTCTTTGTTGCTTTCCTGATAGCGGTTTACGCGGGAATGGGATTCGTCATGGGCGTGGTTATAGGGCATGTCTATAACTGGTTTGCCGGAAGGTTCGGTGGTCTAAAGCTGGAATTTGAGGACTGGTAGCCGCCCGATATTGACTTTGTTTTAAAAGCTTCACCTCGATTAACCAGTATATGGTAAACGTATACGATGTCAAAGCCGAGCCTCTAATCAACGCAGCGGCAAACGATCTAGAGGATGATTTCGAAGCACCTGACTGGACGGAATTTGTAAAGACAGGTGTGGGAAGAGAAAGAACTCCGGAACAGGACAACTGGTATCACATTCGTTCCGCAGCAATCCTCAGAAGAATCTACACAGATGGACCTCTTGGAGTATCCAAGCTAAGGACTATCTACGGAAAACGAAAGAACAACGGACACGCACCAGAGCATCATTCAAAGGCTTCTGGAAAGGTTATCCGAACCGCTCTTCAGAACCTTGAACAAGCAGGTTACGTTGAGACAGAGGAAGGCGAAGGACGAAAGATCACAGACGAAGGAAAGAGCTTTCTGGACGAAAAAGCATCAAGCCTAGTTTAGACTAGCTATGTCAGACTCCGAGGACGAACTGGAAAAGCTCCGTGAACAGAAACGCGAGCAGCTCCAGAACCAAGACGGTGAGGATCAAGCTGAGCAACAACGCCAGCAGATCAAAAACCAGGCCTCGAAGTACCTGACCTCAGAAGCACAGTCAAGACTGGGAAACATTCGAGCAGCGGATCCTGAGAAGGCATCCGCCATCGAGATGCAACTCGCCCAGATGGGACGCGCAGGACGCGTCAAGGAAAACTCGGTCACGGATGAACGACTGAAAAACATCCTGGAACAGCTCAGCAACGAGCAGTCGAAAAATCAAGGAAGTATAAAGTTTAGAAGGTGAAACAAATAGTATGAGTTCCAACAAGTCAAAGGCAAAGAAGATAAGATTGGCGAAAGCTAAAAAGACAGCTAAGTCCGCACCAAGATGGGTTTCCATCAAAGCATTCGGTATGGACAAGGCACGGAAGAAGACGATCAAGCCACGCAAAAGCCGACATTGGAGAAGAAACGACACTGACGAATAATGAGAATGAACATTTCACAGGCTTACGCATACCCGCGTAACAAGAGAGCAAGCAAAGCACTAGCTGTTCTGAGAAGAAAGCTAGAAACTAAAGAAGGAGAGATCAAGGTCAGCAACGAGCTGAACAACGTTATCTGGAAACGCGGAGTTCAGAAGCCTCCGAAACGGATCGACGTAGTCGTTGAGGAAAACGACGACGGCGAAAAAGTCGCTTACCCAGAAGAATGATTGAACGTTACAACTACGAAGGCGAGCCAACCGTTGGCTTCGCCGCCACAGTAACGCCTGAGTACGCGATCTATCCTCCAGAGTTCAAGCGGAAGGATTTTTTCGAAGCAAAGTCAGTAGAGACCTTTATCACTCGGACAAAGCTTCCAGGTCTTTTCACCGCAGGTAACTCGAACTGTATCCTGGTTCCTGAAGGACTTTCCAACATCGAACAGAAGAAGATGGAAGAATCTGAGGTAGCCTTCGAGGTAATCAACTCAAGGAGAAATGCTTTAGGTAACATGATACTGGCCAACGACAAAGGCGCTTTAATCTCCCCGAGACTTGAAGAGGTCAAAGACGAGATCGAAGACGCACTGGAGGTGCCTGTCAAGATCGGTACGATCGCAGGAATACCTAATCCCGGAGTTGCCGCAGCAGCCAACAACAAAGGCGCATTACTACACCGTGAAGCAACCGAAGAAGACGCCGAGCTAGTCTCAGAAGTACTAGATGTTGAACGAGTAGATATCGGCTCCATCAACATGGGATCGCCCTACATTGGATCTGGAATGATCTGTGACGATGAAAACGTCTTGGTCGGAGAGGAAAGTACCGGACCGGAGATCGGAAGGATCGATAGAACTCTTCACGTAGAAGAGCAGTAAGTGTTCCGACTGGCGTTCGAATCACATAGTGTCCTCC
This genomic window contains:
- the thrS gene encoding threonine--tRNA ligase gives rise to the protein MIEVELPDGSKLEMEENSTVEDVAYKIGEGLGNDTKAGKINGELVAKEETVSDGDKIHIVTPSSEEYLEVLRHSAAHVFAQALKRIHPEAKLTIGPSTDEGFYYDVADVELEQEDLREIEEEMEKIIEEDLEIKRVDGMLRSKAQAFFSDNKYKREILEEEAAGGNRVTFYEQGEFKDLCKGPHVDSTGEIGGFKLLNIAGAYWRGDEENEMLTRVYGTAFADESDLDEFLELREEAQKRDHRKIGKEMNLFSIPEVTGPGLPLYHPNGQTVISELRGFVDNMNKDQGYDFVETPHLFRTELWKESGHYENYRDDMFLLEVGDEEYGLKPMNCPGHATIFKQQSWSYKDLPVRYAENGKVYRKEQRGELSGLSRVWSFTIDDAHLFVRPDQIKQEILQIMENIEKVLKTFNMEAEYFLATRPEKSVGSDEIWNKSEDALREVLEELDLEYGVEEGDGAFYGPKIDVAFEDALGREWDGPTVQLDFNMPERFDLTYTGENNEDQRPVMIHRALYGSYERFMMVLIEQFEGSFPTWLAPEQVRILPVSDDSLEYAREVKEKLDGFRVEVEDRSWTVGKKIQNAHDDKVPYMLIVGDDEEENRTVSVRDRFENEESDVPIEEFGTHLAEEVADKRLEPDFIE
- a CDS encoding 30S ribosomal protein S19e, yielding MVNVYDVKAEPLINAAANDLEDDFEAPDWTEFVKTGVGRERTPEQDNWYHIRSAAILRRIYTDGPLGVSKLRTIYGKRKNNGHAPEHHSKASGKVIRTALQNLEQAGYVETEEGEGRKITDEGKSFLDEKASSLV
- a CDS encoding DNA-binding protein, whose amino-acid sequence is MSDSEDELEKLREQKREQLQNQDGEDQAEQQRQQIKNQASKYLTSEAQSRLGNIRAADPEKASAIEMQLAQMGRAGRVKENSVTDERLKNILEQLSNEQSKNQGSIKFRR
- the rpl39e gene encoding 50S ribosomal protein L39e (part of the polypeptide exit tunnel in the 50S ribosomal complex) — translated: MSSNKSKAKKIRLAKAKKTAKSAPRWVSIKAFGMDKARKKTIKPRKSRHWRRNDTDE
- a CDS encoding 50S ribosomal protein L31e (one of the proteins encircling the polypeptide exit tunnel in the ribozyme): MRMNISQAYAYPRNKRASKALAVLRRKLETKEGEIKVSNELNNVIWKRGVQKPPKRIDVVVEENDDGEKVAYPEE
- a CDS encoding translation initiation factor IF-6; amino-acid sequence: MIERYNYEGEPTVGFAATVTPEYAIYPPEFKRKDFFEAKSVETFITRTKLPGLFTAGNSNCILVPEGLSNIEQKKMEESEVAFEVINSRRNALGNMILANDKGALISPRLEEVKDEIEDALEVPVKIGTIAGIPNPGVAAAANNKGALLHREATEEDAELVSEVLDVERVDIGSINMGSPYIGSGMICDDENVLVGEESTGPEIGRIDRTLHVEEQ